One window of the Synechococcus sp. CC9311 genome contains the following:
- the crtD gene encoding C-3',4' desaturase CrtD has protein sequence MQKRDDVIVVGGGIAGLTAAALLARDGVSVTLLEAHYQPGGCAGTFRRGEYIFDVGATQVAGLEPGGSHARIFQHLDLPLPEAELLDPGCVVDLADGSSPVRLWHDPLRWQQERQQQFPGSERFWQICSFLHQSNWQFAAADPVLPIRNGWDFQQTLAAINPGNLLSAPLSFCTVKDLLNLSGCGSDQRLRRFLDLQLRLYSQQPADQTAALYGATVLQMTQAPLGLWHLHGSMQVLSELLASGLKRDGGTMLLRHRVQQLQHNSDGSGWQLRVEGPDRKEQIFQADDVISTLPPQCLPELIAPEGSADQTPMPAPYRQHLKELKAPSGALVFYGAIDRDCLPDDCPGHCQRDASDPGSVFISISREGDGRAPKGQATVIASVFTTPNGWFSCSEPEYQSKKKACQAKIRNEVEVALSLSDHTWRHQELATPRGFLRWTNRPNGIVGGLGQSPSRFGPFGLASRTPMPGLWLCGDSIHPGEGTAGVTLSALMACRQLLAQRGQTLQLHS, from the coding sequence ATGCAAAAACGCGACGACGTAATCGTGGTCGGCGGTGGCATCGCTGGACTCACTGCAGCGGCCCTGCTGGCACGCGACGGTGTTTCAGTCACTCTTTTAGAGGCGCACTATCAGCCGGGTGGTTGTGCAGGGACCTTCCGTCGCGGTGAGTACATTTTTGATGTCGGTGCCACCCAAGTGGCCGGCCTCGAGCCTGGTGGCAGCCACGCCCGCATCTTTCAACATCTGGATCTGCCCTTACCAGAGGCCGAACTACTTGATCCAGGCTGCGTGGTCGACCTGGCCGATGGATCCAGCCCAGTGCGCCTTTGGCACGACCCCCTGCGCTGGCAGCAGGAACGACAACAGCAATTTCCAGGCAGCGAAAGGTTCTGGCAGATCTGCAGCTTTCTTCACCAAAGCAATTGGCAATTTGCTGCTGCCGACCCTGTTTTACCCATTCGCAATGGCTGGGATTTCCAGCAAACGCTTGCTGCGATCAATCCAGGAAATCTGCTCAGCGCTCCCCTGAGTTTCTGCACAGTCAAGGACCTCTTAAACCTGTCTGGCTGCGGCAGTGATCAACGCCTGCGTCGCTTTCTCGATCTACAGCTCAGGCTCTACTCCCAACAACCCGCCGATCAAACCGCAGCGCTATATGGAGCGACGGTGTTGCAAATGACCCAAGCCCCTCTTGGCCTCTGGCACCTTCATGGATCGATGCAGGTGCTGAGTGAACTTCTGGCGTCTGGACTGAAGCGCGATGGAGGGACCATGCTTCTGCGTCACCGCGTGCAGCAGCTTCAACACAACTCCGATGGTTCAGGCTGGCAACTGCGCGTTGAAGGACCAGACCGAAAGGAGCAGATCTTTCAAGCTGACGATGTCATCAGTACGCTCCCTCCTCAGTGCCTCCCTGAGCTCATCGCTCCTGAAGGCAGCGCTGACCAGACCCCCATGCCGGCGCCCTATCGCCAACATCTCAAGGAGCTCAAGGCTCCCAGTGGGGCCCTTGTGTTCTATGGCGCCATCGACAGGGATTGCCTACCGGACGATTGTCCAGGCCATTGCCAACGGGATGCAAGCGATCCCGGCTCTGTGTTTATCTCTATCAGCCGTGAGGGAGATGGCAGGGCGCCGAAAGGGCAAGCCACAGTGATTGCCAGTGTGTTTACAACCCCTAATGGTTGGTTCTCCTGCTCAGAGCCTGAGTACCAAAGCAAAAAGAAAGCCTGTCAAGCCAAAATCCGCAACGAAGTGGAAGTCGCCTTGAGTTTGTCTGACCACACCTGGCGACATCAGGAGTTAGCAACACCACGGGGCTTTCTCCGCTGGACCAATCGGCCCAATGGCATTGTCGGCGGTTTAGGGCAATCTCCCAGTCGTTTCGGCCCCTTTGGCCTGGCGAGCCGCACACCGATGCCTGGGCTCTGGCTCTGTGGAGATTCCATTCATCCAGGTGAGGGAACGGCAGGAGTCACTCTGTCTGCCCTCATGGCCTGCAGACAGTTGTTAGCTCAACGCGGCCAAACCCTTCAGCTGCACAGTTGA
- a CDS encoding fructosamine kinase family protein, with amino-acid sequence MRTQLLEALQTDFCERQGCQCKTLEPVGSASTWRADLSDGRSLFLKLASPVMLNVEARGLRSLQQWADPTLLLIPDPLGIVPVGELAALILPWLDTGRGNQYDLGRGLALLHRTSADAGKERFGWDEEGFIGLGPQPAGWLTAWGDAFVTLRLTPQLQLARNWGLALDQLEPLLAATRIWLDQHQPLPCLVHGDLWGGNASVLADGRGALIDPACWWADREVDLAMTRLFGGFSARFYEGYQKEWPLDPNYCDRIDVYNLYHLLNHANLFGGGYKKKCLTAINAMRSMLL; translated from the coding sequence ATGCGAACGCAATTGCTTGAGGCGTTGCAGACCGATTTTTGTGAGCGGCAGGGCTGCCAGTGCAAGACCCTCGAGCCTGTTGGCAGTGCCTCCACTTGGCGTGCTGACTTGTCAGATGGAAGATCGTTATTTCTTAAGCTGGCATCGCCAGTCATGCTCAATGTGGAAGCCCGGGGGCTCCGCTCCCTACAGCAATGGGCTGACCCCACGCTTCTGTTGATTCCTGATCCGCTTGGGATTGTCCCGGTGGGAGAGCTTGCAGCTTTGATCTTGCCCTGGCTCGATACTGGCCGAGGCAATCAATACGACCTTGGTCGAGGCTTGGCCCTCCTTCATCGAACCTCTGCTGATGCTGGGAAGGAGCGATTTGGTTGGGATGAAGAAGGATTTATTGGATTGGGTCCGCAACCAGCTGGCTGGTTGACGGCTTGGGGTGATGCTTTTGTGACGTTGAGGCTTACCCCCCAGCTTCAACTGGCAAGAAACTGGGGCTTGGCCCTGGATCAACTCGAACCTTTATTGGCAGCAACACGGATTTGGTTAGATCAACATCAGCCCCTGCCCTGTCTCGTGCATGGCGACCTATGGGGCGGAAACGCCTCAGTGCTCGCCGATGGACGTGGCGCACTGATCGATCCAGCCTGTTGGTGGGCTGATCGGGAGGTGGATCTGGCAATGACCCGCTTGTTTGGAGGATTCAGTGCACGTTTTTATGAGGGCTATCAAAAAGAGTGGCCCTTAGATCCCAACTATTGCGATCGAATTGATGTTTACAACCTCTATCACTTGCTTAATCACGCCAACCTGTTTGGTGGTGGGTACAAAAAAAAATGCCTCACAGCAATCAATGCCATGAGGTCAATGTTGTTGTGA
- a CDS encoding CAAD domain-containing protein, which yields MSEESTTPASESTWTANTSEPSTSAETTNFSERYSEILGKVNETLDKVDWSQAGRIGKVVGIFAAVIVAQILIKGILDTINLLPVVPGLLELLGVVVVGQWSWKNLTTSEKRSALVNRVQTIRSEYLG from the coding sequence ATGAGCGAGGAGTCCACCACCCCTGCGAGTGAGTCAACTTGGACCGCTAACACCAGCGAACCATCCACCAGCGCAGAGACCACTAACTTTTCTGAGCGCTACAGCGAGATCCTTGGGAAAGTCAACGAGACCTTAGACAAGGTGGATTGGAGCCAGGCCGGTCGTATCGGAAAAGTTGTTGGAATTTTTGCAGCTGTCATCGTTGCCCAAATTCTGATTAAAGGCATTCTCGATACCATCAATCTTCTTCCTGTCGTACCAGGACTGCTCGAGCTTCTCGGCGTTGTGGTGGTTGGCCAATGGAGCTGGAAAAATCTCACTACCAGTGAAAAGCGCAGCGCTTTGGTGAATCGCGTTCAGACCATTCGTAGCGAATACCTGGGCTGA
- a CDS encoding M67 family metallopeptidase, which yields MAEIIGLSSQAPSQLIIGAECLMVLRQDLLAPAPAEGCALLLGQGHGAPDSASDDWSVQLIWPCRNMVEQQVHDRFELDPREQIAAQRWARSRSLKVLGSAHSHPTASVVPSRRDRLWAVSSGLMLIMGNNHAVAAWWLEVEAPRCALAEVHPLSIQVMRETSLKSFPGELGIRHEGSGGYSSAQWRGEDQICPPHHAPRGGS from the coding sequence TTGGCTGAGATTATCGGTCTTTCTTCACAAGCGCCATCCCAATTGATCATTGGTGCGGAATGTCTGATGGTTCTCCGTCAAGATCTTCTTGCGCCAGCACCTGCAGAAGGCTGTGCTTTGTTGCTCGGGCAGGGGCATGGTGCTCCCGATTCCGCTTCAGACGATTGGAGCGTGCAGTTGATCTGGCCTTGCCGAAACATGGTGGAGCAGCAAGTCCATGATCGTTTTGAGTTGGATCCTCGAGAGCAAATTGCTGCGCAACGGTGGGCGCGCTCGCGCTCATTAAAAGTACTTGGCAGTGCCCATTCCCATCCGACAGCTTCGGTTGTGCCGAGTCGGAGAGATCGTCTCTGGGCTGTGAGTTCTGGACTGATGCTAATCATGGGAAATAACCATGCAGTAGCGGCTTGGTGGCTGGAGGTGGAGGCTCCCCGTTGCGCTCTCGCCGAGGTGCATCCACTGTCGATTCAGGTCATGAGGGAGACTTCTCTGAAGTCCTTCCCAGGAGAACTGGGAATTCGCCATGAAGGAAGCGGGGGGTACTCCTCAGCTCAGTGGAGAGGAGAAGACCAGATATGCCCGCCACATCACGCTCCCCGAGGTGGGAGTTGA
- the moeB gene encoding molybdopterin-synthase adenylyltransferase MoeB, giving the protein MKEAGGTPQLSGEEKTRYARHITLPEVGVEGQQRLKAASVLCIGAGGLGSPLLLYLAAAGVGRIGVVDDDLVEPSNLQRQVIHGTETVGQAKTSSARSRIEDLNPFCRVEDHCFRLSANNALELFAAYDVVVDGTDNFASRYLINDACVLTKRPFVYGSVQRFEGQVSVFNLGSQSPDYRDLVPEPPPQELVPSCADGGVMGVMPGLIGLIQAAEVIKLITGIGTPLDGRLLLVDGLSMRFRELTLKRRPSRAPIEKLIDYQAFCTVGRSISGGKLKVMKSISVLELKAMLDQGHDLALIDVRNPAEAEVAVIAGSELIPLATLDSEEVIDRIKAIAASKTVYVHCKLGGRSAKAVEFLANHGIDAVNVQGGIDAWSEQIDPSVPRY; this is encoded by the coding sequence ATGAAGGAAGCGGGGGGTACTCCTCAGCTCAGTGGAGAGGAGAAGACCAGATATGCCCGCCACATCACGCTCCCCGAGGTGGGAGTTGAAGGACAGCAACGTTTAAAAGCTGCCTCTGTGTTGTGCATTGGTGCAGGTGGGCTTGGGTCTCCACTTCTTCTTTATTTAGCGGCCGCTGGGGTTGGTCGCATCGGGGTTGTGGATGACGACCTTGTTGAGCCCTCCAACCTGCAACGTCAGGTGATCCATGGCACTGAAACGGTGGGGCAGGCCAAAACGTCATCAGCGCGCTCTCGAATTGAAGACCTCAATCCTTTTTGTCGCGTCGAGGACCATTGCTTTCGCTTGTCAGCGAACAATGCGCTTGAGCTCTTTGCTGCGTATGACGTGGTGGTTGATGGGACGGATAATTTCGCCAGTCGGTATTTGATTAACGACGCCTGTGTCTTGACCAAGCGACCGTTTGTTTATGGCTCAGTCCAGCGCTTTGAAGGACAGGTGAGTGTGTTTAATCTCGGAAGTCAGTCACCGGATTATCGAGACCTGGTGCCGGAGCCGCCGCCGCAAGAACTTGTGCCCTCCTGCGCTGACGGTGGAGTGATGGGCGTGATGCCTGGCTTGATTGGCCTGATTCAGGCCGCTGAGGTCATCAAGCTGATTACTGGGATTGGGACTCCTCTTGATGGTCGGTTGCTGTTAGTGGATGGCTTGTCGATGCGTTTTCGAGAGCTCACGTTGAAACGAAGGCCCAGTCGCGCCCCAATCGAAAAGCTGATTGACTACCAAGCGTTCTGCACGGTCGGACGCTCGATCTCCGGGGGGAAGTTAAAGGTGATGAAAAGTATTTCTGTGTTGGAACTCAAGGCAATGCTGGATCAGGGCCATGACTTGGCTTTGATCGATGTCCGAAATCCAGCAGAAGCTGAGGTTGCTGTGATCGCTGGCTCCGAATTGATCCCTTTGGCCACTCTTGACAGTGAGGAGGTGATCGATCGAATCAAGGCCATCGCAGCGAGCAAAACGGTTTATGTGCACTGCAAACTTGGAGGTCGTTCGGCCAAGGCAGTGGAATTTCTTGCAAACCACGGCATTGATGCGGTCAACGTGCAAGGTGGGATTGATGCTTGGTCAGAGCAGATTGACCCCTCCGTTCCGCGCTATTGA
- a CDS encoding cob(I)yrinic acid a,c-diamide adenosyltransferase yields MDAVSSGTSQANRARSNRGVGIVTAADSRERSLGQLHVYDGEGKGKSQAALGVVLRTIGLGICEQRRTRVLLLRFLKGPGRAYDEDAAIEALQQGFPHLIDQVRTGRGDYFSVDEVKRFDRQEAQRGWDIAKGAIASALYSVVVLDELNPVLDLGLLETEDVIRSLKSRPEGMEIIVTGRGAPRRLVEIADLHSEMRAHRRPEVDNNAALSFVTAGGIEIYTGEGKGKSTSALGKALQAIGRGISQDKSHRVLILQWLKGGSGYTEDAAIAALRESYPHLVDHLRSGRDAIVWRGQQQPIDYVEAERAWEIARAAIASGLYKTVILDELNPTVDLELLPVEPIVQALLRKPTETEVIITGRCKHQPAYFDLASVHSEMVCHKHYAEQGVDLKRGVDY; encoded by the coding sequence ATGGATGCAGTCTCATCCGGTACGTCACAAGCCAACCGTGCTCGCAGCAATCGTGGCGTCGGAATCGTCACAGCTGCAGACAGCCGCGAGCGAAGCCTTGGTCAGCTTCATGTTTATGACGGAGAGGGCAAGGGCAAAAGCCAAGCAGCCCTAGGCGTCGTACTGCGCACCATCGGTCTTGGGATCTGCGAGCAAAGACGCACCCGAGTTCTGTTGCTTCGATTCCTCAAAGGACCAGGGCGGGCTTACGACGAAGATGCCGCAATCGAAGCTCTGCAACAGGGTTTCCCCCACTTGATTGATCAGGTTCGAACAGGGAGGGGAGACTATTTCAGTGTGGATGAGGTGAAACGCTTCGACCGACAGGAAGCTCAAAGGGGCTGGGATATCGCCAAAGGCGCCATTGCGAGTGCTTTGTATTCCGTTGTCGTTCTCGATGAACTCAATCCAGTGCTGGATCTCGGCTTACTAGAAACCGAAGACGTGATCCGTTCTCTAAAGAGCCGGCCAGAAGGCATGGAAATTATCGTTACCGGGCGTGGAGCTCCACGCCGATTGGTGGAGATCGCAGATCTTCATTCTGAGATGCGCGCTCATCGACGCCCCGAGGTGGACAACAACGCTGCGCTGTCGTTTGTAACGGCAGGCGGCATCGAGATTTACACCGGCGAAGGGAAAGGGAAATCCACCAGTGCCCTCGGGAAAGCTCTGCAGGCGATCGGCAGAGGAATTAGCCAAGACAAGAGCCATCGCGTTCTGATCCTCCAATGGCTCAAAGGAGGCAGTGGGTACACCGAAGACGCAGCGATCGCAGCCTTGCGTGAAAGTTATCCCCACTTGGTTGATCACCTTCGCTCAGGGCGTGATGCCATCGTTTGGCGTGGGCAGCAACAACCCATCGACTACGTGGAAGCGGAGCGAGCCTGGGAAATTGCGCGGGCTGCGATCGCGAGTGGTCTCTACAAAACCGTGATCCTCGATGAGTTGAATCCCACAGTGGATCTCGAACTTCTTCCGGTGGAGCCCATCGTTCAGGCCTTGCTCCGTAAGCCAACGGAGACGGAGGTGATCATTACCGGCAGGTGCAAGCACCAGCCGGCCTATTTCGACCTTGCGAGCGTCCACTCAGAGATGGTGTGCCACAAGCACTACGCCGAGCAGGGCGTTGATCTCAAGCGCGGTGTTGACTACTAG